Proteins encoded by one window of Lathyrus oleraceus cultivar Zhongwan6 chromosome 1, CAAS_Psat_ZW6_1.0, whole genome shotgun sequence:
- the LOC127132512 gene encoding kunitz trypsin inhibitor 5, protein MKASILAFCIIYLAFICKTIAAPEPVLDVSGKKLITGVKYYILPVIRGKGGGLNVANVNNLNSNNNTCPLYVVQEKLEVKNGGAVTFTPYNAKQGVILTSTDLNIKSYVTKTTCTQSQVWKLLKVLSGVWFLSTGGVEGNPGIDTIVNWFKIEKAGKDYVFSFCPSVCKCQTLCRELGLYVDDNGNKHLALSDQVPSFTVVFKRA, encoded by the coding sequence ATGAAGGCTTCAATCTTAGCATTCTGCATCATTTATTTAGCTTTCATTTGCAAAACTATTGCAGCACCTGAACCAGTTCTTGACGTCTCAGGTAAGAAACTGATAACAGGTGTCAAATATTACATTTTACCAGTCATTAGAGGCAAAGGTGGTGGTTTAAATGTCGCAAATGTAAACAACCTCAACAGCAACAATAATACATGTCCCCTTTATGTTGTTCAAGAGAAGCTTGAAGTAAAGAATGGTGGAGCAGTTACTTTCACACCTTATAATGCTAAGCAAGGTGTGATTCTAACCTCAACTGATCTCAACATCAAGTCCTATGTAACAAAAACTACTTGTACTCAATCACAAGTTTGGAAGCTTCTTAAAGTTTTGTCAGGGGTGTGGTTTTTGAGTACTGGGGGTGTAGAAGGTAATCCAGGTATTGATACAATTGTGAATTGGTTCAAGATTGAGAAAGCTGGTAAAGATTATGTGTTTTCTTTTTGTCCTTCAGTTTGTAAGTGTCAGACTTTGTGTAGGGAATTAGGGTTGTATGTTGATGATAATGGGAATAAGCACTTAGCTCTTAGTGATCAAGTTCCATCATTTACGGTTGTGTTTAAAAGGGCTTAA